TTCGCACTTTCGGGCCCACCGGCACGGTACATGCACCCTCGGATGGAAACCATTTTCAGGCGTTGCCTGCGCCCTGAATCGGTTATGATACAGGCATACGTATTTTGTATATTCGCGGGTGGAAAGCTCGTGAATTGTCAGTTGGCAAAAGGGGGAAGCATATGGCTGGGCAGGTGCTTGTAAAGGAAAAGCGATACGAGGGCAAATATGTCGCGATGGTCTCCTTCACGAATAATCGTGTTGTCGCTTCCGGGGACGATCCTGCGAAAGTGGTGAAGCTTGCGGAAAAGAAGGGCGTGAGCCAACCGGTCGTACTCTTCGTGCCCAAAGGGAACATCACCCAAATTTACTAATGCCGATTACCGGATATCCGTTCAAGGCGCTCAGGTCTGGAGATGTTCGACGAGCGTTCCTGCCGATCCGCATATACAACCCCTCCAACGGACAGCATCTGCAGTCTTGGGGTCTGATTGATACAGGGGCGGATGATTGCGCCCTTCCCGCCTCATTTGCCATGCTTCTGGGCCATAACCTGTCTGCGGGAACAACCAAGAAGATCAGCACCGGGAATGGCGAGTCAGCAGCCTATGCCCATACCACCCGGATCGAAATACTCGACATAAAAAACCCGTCCAGGGTTGTGTATACCATCGAGGACACACCAATCGATTTTATGCCGAACTTGCCGCTTGTCTTGCTGGGTGTGAACAAATTTTTGAGTCACTTCGTGCTCAATATGGATTACCCGCGCCAACGGTTCTCGATCAAAAGGCCTCGTTCGTAGCGCTCTCTTGGCGGACCTCTCGATTTTATCCGCGGAGGAAATCATGAAATGCCATGTATGCGGTGGGGAGATGCGCCCAATCGTCACGGATCTCCCCTTCAAGGTAAGTCGGAAGACGATCGTGATCCTGAAGGAATTGCCCGTTCTGCAATGCGAGCGGTGCAGTGAGTACATGCTCGAGGATCGGGTTCTGGAGCGAGTGGATGTGATGATCGCCAATGTGGACGAGAAAGTCGAATTGAAGATTCTCGAATTCGCGG
This DNA window, taken from Deltaproteobacteria bacterium, encodes the following:
- a CDS encoding DUF5678 domain-containing protein, with protein sequence MAGQVLVKEKRYEGKYVAMVSFTNNRVVASGDDPAKVVKLAEKKGVSQPVVLFVPKGNITQIY
- a CDS encoding retroviral-like aspartic protease family protein, producing MPITGYPFKALRSGDVRRAFLPIRIYNPSNGQHLQSWGLIDTGADDCALPASFAMLLGHNLSAGTTKKISTGNGESAAYAHTTRIEILDIKNPSRVVYTIEDTPIDFMPNLPLVLLGVNKFLSHFVLNMDYPRQRFSIKRPRS
- a CDS encoding YgiT-type zinc finger protein, which gives rise to MKCHVCGGEMRPIVTDLPFKVSRKTIVILKELPVLQCERCSEYMLEDRVLERVDVMIANVDEKVELKILEFAA